A region from the Mesomycoplasma hyopneumoniae J genome encodes:
- a CDS encoding peptide chain release factor N(5)-glutamine methyltransferase: MLINKRKLELLKEKQRYNLPLKISKLENLKLELDYPIQKIIGFIEMEGVKIFLDQKVFIPRYETQELILKIKKVIKKGDLVLDLCSGSGFIGLALAKFINAKITLADISDEAILQAKLNAKYNNLELNIIKSDLFANIPEQKFNIIVANPPYLKEEKLANSVLNFEPKTALFAWPEPFSFYEKILEKIDNFLADDGWIFFEIDYNSQDFFKKNYPDFIIEKDINGKTRFAYWQKTAKK, from the coding sequence ATGCTAATAAATAAGCGCAAATTAGAACTTTTAAAAGAAAAACAACGATATAATTTACCTCTTAAGATCTCAAAATTGGAAAATTTAAAGTTAGAACTGGACTATCCGATCCAAAAAATTATTGGATTTATTGAAATGGAAGGCGTTAAAATTTTCCTTGATCAAAAAGTTTTTATCCCGCGTTATGAAACCCAGGAATTAATTCTTAAAATAAAAAAAGTAATAAAAAAAGGTGATTTGGTCCTTGATTTATGTTCTGGATCAGGTTTTATCGGTCTTGCGCTTGCTAAATTTATTAATGCAAAAATAACTCTGGCAGATATAAGTGATGAGGCAATTCTTCAGGCAAAGCTTAATGCAAAATATAATAATTTAGAGCTAAATATCATAAAATCCGACCTTTTTGCGAATATTCCTGAGCAAAAATTTAATATAATAGTTGCAAATCCACCTTATTTAAAAGAGGAAAAACTAGCTAATTCAGTGCTTAATTTTGAACCAAAAACCGCCTTGTTTGCATGGCCTGAGCCTTTTTCATTCTATGAAAAAATTCTTGAAAAAATTGATAATTTTTTAGCCGACGATGGTTGAATTTTTTTTGAAATTGACTATAATAGTCAAGATTTTTTCAAGAAAAACTACCCTGATTTTATAATTGAAAAAGATATAAATGGGAAAACAAGATTTGCTTACTGACAAAAAACGGCAAAAAAGTAA
- the gltX gene encoding glutamate--tRNA ligase, which translates to MKIRTRYAPSPTGFLHIGGARTALFNYLFAKHHNGDFILRIEDSDNSRNIKDGEKSQIENLLWLGIIPDEKPGSETKFGPYRQSEKLERYQKLAQELIKKGFAYYAFDNQEELKLQKKEQIAKGIFSFRYDQNWLKISDQEKQKRLKNKHFVIRFKVDKAKNFCWNDLVRGQICFEGSAISDWVIIKSDGFPTYNFAVVVDDFDMEISHIFRGEEHISNTPKQIGIYQAFNWKTPKFGHLTIITDKNGKKLSKRDKNLFQFIEDYKNQGYHSEAFFNFLALLGWTSPDSQEFFDHKSLIKAFDYKRLSKAPSHFDIEKLNWFSKSYISKMPVDKILENLELSDNQIWNRFFVETFQKSSIKYADFYKNFEFFHRPKQEMDEKMLEIFEKLDKKPVKIFASKIDYQNWDYTKINDLIKEIGQKLEITGKNLLLPIRLATTFTNSGPELARAIWLLGKKIIEKRLLKWK; encoded by the coding sequence ATGAAAATAAGAACTCGCTATGCTCCTTCACCGACCGGATTTTTACACATTGGTGGGGCCAGAACTGCGCTTTTTAACTACCTTTTTGCAAAACATCATAACGGGGATTTTATTTTACGGATCGAAGACAGTGATAATTCACGAAATATCAAAGATGGAGAAAAGTCGCAGATCGAAAATCTTTTATGACTTGGGATAATTCCGGATGAAAAACCGGGTTCAGAAACAAAATTTGGGCCTTATCGTCAGTCAGAAAAATTAGAACGCTACCAAAAATTAGCCCAAGAACTTATAAAAAAAGGTTTTGCCTACTATGCTTTTGATAATCAAGAAGAGCTTAAACTTCAAAAAAAAGAACAAATTGCAAAAGGGATTTTTAGTTTCCGTTATGATCAAAACTGACTAAAAATTTCAGATCAAGAAAAACAAAAACGCTTAAAAAACAAGCATTTTGTAATCCGATTTAAGGTTGATAAGGCCAAAAACTTTTGCTGAAATGACCTAGTTCGCGGACAAATTTGCTTTGAAGGAAGTGCAATTAGTGACTGAGTAATTATAAAATCCGATGGTTTTCCTACTTATAATTTTGCTGTTGTAGTTGATGATTTTGATATGGAAATAAGTCATATTTTTAGAGGTGAAGAACATATTTCAAATACCCCAAAACAAATTGGAATATATCAGGCTTTTAATTGAAAAACTCCTAAATTCGGGCATCTTACAATAATTACTGACAAAAATGGCAAAAAACTGTCAAAACGTGATAAAAATTTGTTCCAATTTATAGAGGATTACAAAAATCAAGGTTATCATAGCGAGGCATTTTTTAATTTTCTAGCACTTTTAGGATGAACAAGTCCTGATTCACAAGAGTTTTTTGACCATAAAAGTCTAATTAAGGCGTTTGATTATAAAAGACTTTCAAAGGCGCCTTCTCATTTTGATATTGAAAAATTAAATTGATTTTCAAAATCATATATTTCTAAAATGCCAGTTGATAAAATTCTTGAAAATTTAGAACTCTCTGATAATCAAATTTGAAACCGATTTTTTGTTGAAACTTTTCAAAAGAGTAGTATAAAATATGCTGACTTTTACAAAAATTTTGAATTTTTTCATAGACCAAAACAAGAGATGGATGAAAAAATGTTAGAAATTTTTGAAAAACTCGACAAAAAACCGGTTAAAATTTTTGCCAGCAAAATTGATTATCAAAATTGAGATTATACAAAAATTAATGATTTAATCAAAGAAATTGGACAAAAACTTGAAATTACAGGTAAAAATTTGCTTCTTCCAATCAGACTTGCAACAACTTTTACAAACTCAGGACCAGAATTGGCAAGAGCAATTTGGCTTTTAGGAAAAAAGATAATTGAAAAAAGACTATTAAAATGAAAGTAA
- a CDS encoding tRNA (cytidine(34)-2'-O)-methyltransferase: MINIVLFQPEIGPNTGNIIRSCFVAGLKLHIIMPIAFDLEPKHLKRPAAGILLSEIEHEIHKNWQNFSEKYGQKNLFFITRYGQKLYTEVDFYTEIETKKDIFFVFGRESTGIPIEILKKNKEKCLRIPMIAKARSLNLANTVVIIAYEFHRQLNFKKLSRFEVQKGTNYLDEN, from the coding sequence ATGATTAATATTGTTTTATTTCAACCCGAAATTGGCCCTAATACCGGCAATATAATTCGTTCTTGTTTTGTTGCTGGACTAAAACTGCATATTATTATGCCGATTGCCTTTGATTTAGAGCCAAAACACTTAAAAAGACCGGCTGCGGGAATTTTATTATCTGAGATTGAGCATGAGATACATAAAAATTGGCAAAATTTTTCTGAAAAATACGGTCAAAAAAATCTATTTTTTATTACCCGTTATGGCCAAAAATTGTACACTGAAGTTGATTTTTACACTGAAATCGAAACAAAAAAAGATATTTTTTTTGTTTTTGGCCGTGAATCTACCGGCATTCCAATTGAAATTTTGAAAAAAAACAAAGAAAAATGCCTCAGAATACCAATGATCGCGAAAGCTCGTTCATTAAATTTAGCAAACACAGTTGTAATTATAGCATATGAATTCCACAGACAATTAAATTTCAAAAAATTATCACGATTCGAGGTACAAAAAGGAACAAATTATCTTGATGAAAATTAA
- a CDS encoding TrmH family RNA methyltransferase, with the protein MMKIKKITSYNNPIIKEIGKLKLKKYRNLWNKFVVEGEKDIESAINAGLVLRILTTKNNVEKYQKVNVDVVIVSQKILEKLSQHKSPSEVIAVCKSKKQRKIKDFLDSKRLVILENIQNPGNLGTIIRNCYSFGFDLVYSGVDLYNVKTISASKGAIFMANIYFLKNISDFFKFGPKQEIIISSLEKDAQNLMDFKVIPEKSYTIIFGNEGKGVSKKLNKLADKKIYIPINFESLNIASANAIFCHFFQLKK; encoded by the coding sequence TTGATGAAAATTAAAAAAATTACTTCTTATAATAACCCAATTATAAAAGAAATAGGTAAATTAAAATTAAAAAAATACCGTAATTTATGAAATAAATTTGTAGTAGAAGGTGAAAAAGATATTGAATCAGCTATCAATGCAGGTTTAGTTTTGAGAATTCTTACAACAAAAAATAATGTTGAAAAGTACCAAAAAGTTAATGTTGATGTGGTAATAGTTTCTCAAAAAATTCTTGAAAAATTATCCCAGCACAAAAGTCCATCAGAAGTAATCGCAGTTTGTAAATCAAAAAAACAACGTAAAATAAAGGATTTTTTAGACTCAAAACGACTTGTAATTCTTGAAAATATTCAAAATCCGGGAAATTTAGGAACAATTATTCGAAATTGTTATAGCTTCGGTTTTGACCTTGTTTATTCAGGTGTTGATCTTTATAATGTTAAAACAATTTCTGCCTCTAAAGGCGCGATTTTTATGGCAAATATTTACTTTTTAAAAAATATTTCAGATTTTTTTAAATTTGGGCCAAAACAAGAAATTATTATCAGCTCACTTGAAAAAGATGCTCAAAATCTTATGGATTTTAAAGTAATTCCAGAAAAATCATATACAATAATTTTTGGAAATGAAGGTAAAGGAGTCTCAAAAAAACTAAATAAACTAGCGGATAAAAAAATTTATATACCCATAAATTTTGAATCATTAAATATTGCGAGCGCGAATGCAATTTTTTGCCATTTTTTTCAATTAAAAAAATAA
- a CDS encoding chromate transporter, which translates to MNLNSTKTSKIKDFFIFLWFIIKISLISFGGGNALMPIIYNQVVTKKQWISKSDFDQGLILTNLLPGPSVVQMISLIAIKRLGSFLGVIVTILGILPHIFLFLLLIYVTKFLPERYFIIFNLAVFSTIIGVLLGFSYIYWKNDKKNLNSAVYFSILIASFAYCFFVPNPYNLALVPLFCVIFIYFIWFLIKKWKRKNDTNN; encoded by the coding sequence ATGAATTTAAATTCAACTAAAACATCAAAAATTAAAGATTTTTTTATTTTTTTATGATTTATTATTAAAATTTCACTAATTTCTTTTGGCGGCGGAAATGCGTTAATGCCAATCATTTACAACCAAGTTGTTACAAAAAAACAATGGATTTCAAAGTCTGATTTTGATCAAGGACTAATTTTGACAAATTTACTACCTGGGCCTTCGGTTGTGCAAATGATTTCGCTAATTGCAATTAAGAGATTAGGAAGTTTTTTGGGGGTTATTGTTACAATTTTGGGAATTTTACCCCATATTTTCCTGTTTTTATTGCTTATTTATGTAACAAAATTTCTCCCAGAAAGATATTTTATTATTTTTAATTTGGCTGTTTTTTCTACAATTATTGGTGTTTTATTAGGTTTTTCATATATTTATTGGAAAAATGATAAAAAAAATTTAAATTCGGCTGTTTATTTTAGTATCTTAATTGCTAGTTTTGCCTATTGCTTTTTTGTGCCAAACCCTTATAATCTAGCGCTTGTACCTCTTTTTTGTGTTATTTTTATTTATTTTATCTGATTTTTAATCAAAAAATGGAAGAGAAAAAATGATACTAATAATTAG
- a CDS encoding chromate transporter: protein MILIISLAIIGLVLISLLVFGGGQVFMPVFSWFWEQLAHLGLKIDQEQISQIFTIANSTPGVISLKLAGITGFLIGDYGVLGWFLAIFFIIIFILPAIFLIIFWLRISKKIAIKNNVFWINLIKIFRPVIVGIILALAFQLLTNLIFINYSFNSSKGYFLTKKSSEFLEGWRFWVFIFFGTSWAIIVFISYLKKKNIFLLIILGIILALTCLQPWI from the coding sequence ATGATACTAATAATTAGTTTGGCAATAATCGGGCTTGTTTTAATTAGTCTACTAGTTTTTGGCGGCGGTCAAGTTTTTATGCCTGTTTTTAGCTGGTTTTGAGAACAACTAGCTCACCTGGGTCTAAAAATTGATCAGGAACAAATTAGTCAAATTTTTACTATTGCTAATTCAACTCCGGGGGTTATCTCACTTAAATTAGCAGGAATTACGGGCTTTTTAATTGGCGATTATGGTGTTTTGGGTTGATTTTTAGCCATTTTTTTTATAATTATTTTTATTTTGCCGGCTATTTTTTTAATAATTTTTTGATTGAGAATTAGCAAAAAAATAGCTATCAAAAACAATGTTTTTTGAATAAATTTGATAAAAATTTTTCGGCCGGTGATTGTCGGAATAATATTAGCACTTGCTTTCCAATTACTTACCAATTTGATTTTTATAAATTATAGTTTTAATTCAAGTAAAGGTTATTTTTTAACAAAAAAAAGCAGTGAATTTTTAGAGGGTTGAAGATTTTGGGTTTTTATTTTTTTTGGGACCTCATGGGCTATAATTGTTTTTATTTCTTACTTAAAGAAAAAAAACATATTTTTACTAATAATTTTAGGAATTATTTTGGCCCTAACTTGCCTTCAACCTTGAATTTAA
- a CDS encoding MAGa7180 family putative nuclease has product MDSTRKFYHKKDYFIDYENQVLILEKSFHKKLLNKEFAFKTGFKKIGGTLIGEVLGLDSFSSPFRAFIKIAKLDMPILDRKYIDAGIAIEPLVIKALSDKLRLEIETFPPEKFNYDYFKEDSIIGGIPDGFIPKTNTIIEIKTTGIKNLEKWGQKGENLPQKYIKQAQLYSFLKKANKFVIVATFLKDSDYENPSNFPIKKRHIKAYSFNVNSQQVLDDIKKIKEWYNYYTKLGTSPKFCLVNDAQILEYLACENEDQWKTLLEKWLKSN; this is encoded by the coding sequence ATGGATTCTACAAGAAAATTTTATCATAAAAAAGACTATTTTATTGACTATGAAAATCAGGTTTTAATTCTTGAAAAATCATTTCATAAAAAACTGTTAAATAAAGAATTTGCTTTTAAAACTGGTTTTAAAAAAATTGGTGGGACTTTAATTGGTGAAGTTCTCGGACTTGATAGTTTTAGCTCACCTTTTCGGGCGTTTATTAAAATCGCAAAACTAGATATGCCGATTTTGGATAGAAAATATATTGATGCTGGAATTGCAATTGAACCACTCGTAATTAAAGCGCTTTCTGATAAATTAAGGCTTGAAATTGAAACTTTCCCACCCGAAAAATTTAATTATGACTATTTTAAAGAAGATTCAATAATTGGCGGAATTCCCGATGGATTTATTCCAAAAACTAATACAATAATTGAAATTAAAACAACTGGTATTAAAAATTTAGAAAAATGAGGCCAAAAAGGGGAAAATTTACCCCAAAAATACATAAAACAAGCACAATTATACTCTTTTTTAAAAAAAGCAAATAAATTTGTAATTGTGGCCACCTTTCTTAAGGACTCAGACTATGAAAATCCTAGTAATTTTCCTATTAAAAAACGGCATATCAAAGCTTATAGTTTTAATGTCAATAGTCAACAAGTTCTTGATGATATCAAAAAAATCAAAGAATGATATAATTATTATACAAAATTAGGAACCTCACCTAAATTTTGCTTAGTTAATGATGCCCAAATTCTTGAATATTTAGCCTGCGAGAATGAGGATCAATGGAAAACTCTTCTGGAAAAATGGCTTAAATCAAATTAG
- a CDS encoding Hsp33 family molecular chaperone HslO — protein sequence MKSQSKIYLYKNVLIIVSEMSQIINEAIKIHQLDNINSLVLASAINVFGPLSYLIKEEKGGFSIKIFSKNLESLVIETNKNGQIRASFNNKNYKIPDEYFKKYNPNELVGSFVGNSGFLKINKFGQKNDYSGQVPLQVGDFVSDLAFYFYQSQQTRSAIKNLIEIDQNLKITKAQSLIIQLLPNYSESEIQEVESWLKNKKIKDFIEFFENFELIGSKNWTYYCGCDNKNLIENLNLFTEKEVDDLIKNYQKIEFVCNFCTKTQSFTKKDWVFAKNPFSLATVESLTGGALAAEIVKTKGASKFFAGGIVCYQNKIKEKIGIKTENGVTNAKTALKMAEFGQNFFQTKYVISLTGNAGPEIQDGKLGQVFIALNEKVWELNLEGDRLKIINDCIKFAAEKINEIRPNTIKI from the coding sequence ATGAAATCACAGTCAAAAATTTATCTATATAAAAATGTTTTAATAATTGTCTCTGAAATGAGCCAAATTATAAATGAAGCAATTAAAATTCATCAACTTGATAATATTAACAGTCTAGTTTTGGCAAGTGCAATTAATGTTTTTGGGCCGCTTTCATACCTAATTAAAGAAGAAAAAGGCGGATTTTCAATTAAAATATTCTCTAAAAACTTAGAATCATTAGTGATCGAAACTAACAAAAATGGCCAAATTCGGGCAAGTTTTAACAATAAAAACTACAAAATACCAGATGAATATTTTAAAAAATACAACCCTAACGAGTTAGTAGGTTCATTTGTCGGGAATTCTGGTTTTTTAAAAATTAATAAATTTGGTCAAAAAAATGATTATTCAGGACAAGTGCCATTACAAGTTGGTGATTTTGTCAGTGATTTAGCTTTTTATTTTTATCAATCACAACAAACAAGATCAGCGATAAAAAATTTAATTGAAATTGATCAAAATTTAAAAATCACTAAAGCACAATCATTAATTATTCAACTTTTACCTAATTATTCAGAGAGCGAAATTCAAGAGGTTGAAAGCTGACTAAAAAACAAAAAGATCAAAGATTTTATAGAGTTTTTTGAAAATTTTGAATTAATTGGAAGTAAAAATTGAACTTATTATTGTGGCTGTGATAATAAAAATTTAATTGAAAATTTAAATTTATTTACTGAGAAGGAAGTTGATGATTTAATTAAAAATTACCAAAAAATTGAGTTTGTCTGTAATTTTTGCACAAAAACTCAAAGTTTTACCAAAAAAGATTGAGTTTTTGCCAAAAATCCATTTAGCCTTGCAACTGTTGAATCCTTAACTGGAGGCGCACTTGCAGCTGAAATTGTTAAAACAAAGGGAGCAAGCAAATTTTTTGCCGGTGGAATTGTTTGTTATCAAAATAAAATTAAGGAAAAAATCGGAATTAAGACAGAAAATGGAGTTACTAATGCAAAAACAGCGCTAAAAATGGCTGAATTTGGTCAAAATTTTTTCCAGACTAAATACGTAATCAGTCTAACAGGAAATGCAGGCCCAGAAATTCAAGATGGAAAATTAGGCCAAGTTTTTATTGCTCTCAATGAAAAGGTATGAGAGCTTAATCTTGAAGGTGATCGTTTGAAGATAATTAATGATTGTATTAAATTTGCAGCGGAAAAAATAAATGAAATTAGACCAAATACTATTAAAATTTAA
- the tig gene encoding trigger factor, with translation MIKREFLPESAELKIKLTADSKKWAEFYQKAEQKQAAKVSLRGFRKGKVPLEKARAYLNPQAVFELALRMFLPELEKQAATNIIDSDNVIESPIFNIVNMDKNNLEIEFLYPVYPEIKLPDYKNLKTKFAIKKITKEDIELQKQKLLEAKGRFIEVNRPVKIGDVINFNFKGFIDDEPFDGGEGENFDLRIGSNSFIAGFEEQLVGLEIKKEADIYVTFPENYQVHTYANKKARFRVRINKIKENQPAKLTNEFVASLKIQNVETISQLEVYLENLTERENIERAKIDFQRNALTEIGEQVEVPLAKKLINLEIERLNEVFHSTLKQQEIPLKEYLKITKFTEKDIYDQFEVEAKKLLKNSFIFAEIAKLEGLVPTQQEYESHVEKLAKFTGKSVQEISETVSYNEIQINITNQKVIDKLIEFNHEAKDEEIVNKNQNDNEIEQDKEQKDNNEEKIKQENNLENK, from the coding sequence ATGATAAAACGTGAATTTTTACCTGAAAGTGCTGAGCTAAAAATAAAGTTAACTGCAGATTCTAAAAAATGAGCTGAATTCTACCAAAAAGCTGAACAAAAACAGGCAGCAAAAGTTTCTTTACGAGGTTTTCGCAAAGGAAAAGTTCCTCTAGAAAAAGCAAGAGCTTATTTAAATCCGCAAGCTGTTTTTGAGCTTGCCCTCAGAATGTTTCTTCCCGAACTTGAAAAACAGGCGGCAACAAACATAATTGATAGTGACAATGTTATTGAATCACCAATTTTTAACATAGTTAATATGGATAAAAATAATTTAGAAATTGAATTTCTTTATCCGGTTTACCCAGAAATTAAATTGCCTGATTATAAGAACCTTAAAACCAAATTTGCCATTAAAAAAATAACAAAAGAAGATATCGAGCTGCAAAAACAAAAACTTTTGGAAGCAAAAGGAAGGTTTATCGAAGTAAATAGACCTGTAAAAATAGGAGATGTTATTAACTTTAACTTTAAAGGTTTTATTGATGATGAGCCTTTTGATGGCGGTGAAGGAGAAAACTTTGACCTTCGAATAGGTTCTAATAGTTTTATTGCCGGATTTGAGGAACAACTTGTTGGTCTTGAAATCAAAAAAGAGGCCGATATTTATGTAACATTTCCAGAAAATTACCAGGTTCATACCTATGCAAATAAAAAAGCACGTTTTCGCGTAAGGATTAATAAAATAAAGGAAAATCAGCCAGCAAAATTAACAAATGAATTTGTTGCATCACTAAAAATTCAAAATGTTGAAACAATTAGTCAGTTAGAAGTTTATCTAGAAAATCTTACAGAGCGCGAAAATATCGAAAGAGCAAAAATTGATTTCCAAAGAAATGCACTTACTGAAATTGGAGAACAGGTTGAGGTTCCCTTGGCTAAAAAATTAATTAACTTAGAAATTGAGCGACTTAATGAAGTTTTCCATTCAACACTCAAACAACAAGAGATTCCACTTAAAGAATATTTGAAAATCACTAAATTTACTGAAAAAGATATATACGACCAATTCGAAGTAGAAGCAAAAAAATTGCTAAAAAATTCTTTCATTTTCGCCGAAATTGCAAAATTAGAAGGACTTGTGCCAACTCAGCAAGAATATGAAAGCCATGTTGAAAAGTTAGCAAAATTTACTGGAAAATCAGTTCAGGAAATAAGCGAAACTGTTTCTTATAACGAAATTCAGATTAATATCACTAATCAAAAAGTAATTGATAAATTAATCGAGTTCAATCATGAGGCAAAAGATGAGGAAATAGTTAATAAAAACCAAAATGATAACGAAATTGAACAGGATAAAGAACAAAAGGACAACAATGAAGAAAAAATAAAGCAAGAAAATAACTTAGAAAACAAATAA
- a CDS encoding ribulose-phosphate 3-epimerase, with translation MKRKIISPSLLNIKKSSRLKSTRIFLNLGIKWFHFDFMDGIFVKNVAISIPEIKNIIKKSKEFISDVHLMSVNPEEQIKQLLGYVNFATIHFESRNYAQIKEIISKYSRKIKIGIAIKPETKIEQIYDLLPEIQLVLIMSVEPGKGGQAFIENTYKKIEELSKIIQENNYKIIIQVDGGIKDFNSKKVFDSGADVIVVGTFLAEKPTKLKIKKLIN, from the coding sequence ATGAAAAGAAAAATTATTAGCCCCTCGCTTTTGAATATAAAAAAATCTAGTCGGCTAAAATCAACAAGAATTTTTTTGAATCTTGGCATAAAATGATTTCACTTTGATTTTATGGATGGTATATTTGTTAAGAATGTAGCAATATCTATTCCAGAAATCAAAAATATTATTAAAAAATCAAAAGAATTTATCTCTGATGTTCATTTAATGTCTGTTAATCCCGAAGAGCAAATTAAGCAATTACTAGGGTATGTGAATTTTGCAACAATTCATTTTGAAAGTAGAAATTATGCTCAAATTAAAGAGATAATATCAAAATATTCGCGAAAAATTAAAATAGGAATAGCAATAAAACCTGAGACAAAAATAGAACAAATTTATGATTTATTACCCGAAATTCAGCTAGTTCTAATAATGTCAGTTGAACCTGGCAAAGGCGGTCAGGCTTTTATCGAAAATACTTATAAAAAAATAGAAGAATTATCCAAAATAATTCAAGAAAATAATTATAAAATTATCATTCAAGTTGATGGTGGCATTAAGGATTTTAATTCAAAAAAGGTTTTTGATTCTGGGGCTGACGTTATTGTAGTCGGAACTTTTTTAGCTGAAAAACCAACAAAATTAAAAATTAAAAAATTAATTAATTAA
- the rsgA gene encoding ribosome small subunit-dependent GTPase A: MKGQVVRIIAGFYDVVDPKNRKLYPLLRGSGLLRLNETSPIVGDFVDFEEKGFIKKIYERKNQLIRPKVANIDQALVFISIREPNFSSLLLDKFLLVIEAKNIPVILLVTKIDLDSNFENLLLDYQKMNYNIFFINNKKNEIPVELKAELEKKLNFVIGQTGVGKTSFINNFLDKKFAIQEISQTLNRGKHTTRVVQIIEKENFRIIDSPGFSSFSYSEISKNEIRNAFKIFKKFSSDCKFRSCFHFQEKTDQCGIKRALKDGKIPENRYKNYLYFLGKYEKKNY; the protein is encoded by the coding sequence ATGAAAGGGCAAGTTGTTCGAATTATTGCCGGTTTTTATGATGTTGTCGATCCTAAAAACCGAAAATTATACCCGCTTTTAAGAGGTTCTGGCCTTCTTCGGTTGAATGAAACATCGCCAATAGTTGGTGACTTTGTTGATTTTGAAGAAAAAGGCTTTATTAAAAAAATTTATGAAAGAAAAAATCAGCTAATTCGTCCAAAAGTAGCCAACATTGATCAAGCTTTAGTTTTTATTTCGATTAGAGAACCTAATTTTTCAAGCTTATTATTAGATAAATTTTTATTGGTAATTGAAGCAAAAAATATTCCTGTAATTTTATTAGTTACTAAAATTGATCTTGATTCTAATTTTGAAAATTTATTACTTGATTATCAAAAAATGAATTATAACATTTTTTTTATTAATAATAAAAAAAATGAAATTCCTGTAGAATTAAAAGCCGAATTAGAAAAAAAACTTAACTTTGTTATCGGTCAAACCGGTGTCGGAAAAACCAGTTTTATTAATAATTTTTTAGATAAAAAATTTGCTATTCAAGAGATTTCCCAGACACTAAACCGTGGAAAGCATACAACTAGAGTCGTCCAAATTATTGAAAAGGAAAATTTTCGGATAATTGATAGCCCCGGTTTTTCCTCGTTTTCATACAGCGAGATATCCAAAAATGAAATTCGCAATGCTTTTAAAATATTTAAAAAATTTTCATCAGACTGCAAATTCCGTTCCTGCTTTCATTTTCAGGAGAAAACTGATCAATGCGGCATTAAAAGGGCGCTAAAAGATGGAAAAATACCAGAAAATCGTTATAAAAATTATCTTTATTTTTTAGGAAAATATGAAAAGAAAAATTATTAG
- the gmk gene encoding guanylate kinase — translation MKVKMSKLIILSGPSGVGKGTIESLLLKNKNLLIKLAISATTREKRRDEINGVNYFFLTVQEFKEKIENDEFIEWSCHFNNYYGTLKSQIKFIQSQNFIPLLEIDTTGAKNIIENYKNKGELSQLLTIFILPPSIESLKNRIQKRLTETNIQINQRLEKAKAEIKIKNLFKFQVVNDNLEECVAQIEKIISKEIQKT, via the coding sequence ATGAAGGTAAAAATGAGTAAATTAATAATTTTGTCTGGACCTTCAGGGGTTGGCAAGGGCACAATTGAATCACTTTTATTAAAAAATAAAAATTTATTAATAAAGTTAGCAATTTCTGCAACAACTCGAGAAAAAAGGAGAGACGAAATTAACGGAGTTAATTATTTTTTCCTAACAGTTCAAGAGTTTAAAGAAAAAATTGAAAATGATGAATTTATTGAATGAAGTTGTCATTTTAATAATTATTATGGGACCCTAAAATCGCAGATTAAGTTTATTCAGTCTCAAAATTTTATCCCATTATTGGAAATTGATACAACAGGTGCTAAAAATATTATTGAAAATTACAAAAATAAAGGTGAATTATCCCAACTTTTAACTATTTTTATCCTCCCTCCTTCCATTGAATCTCTTAAAAACCGGATTCAAAAACGTCTAACAGAAACAAATATTCAAATAAATCAACGACTAGAAAAAGCCAAAGCTGAGATTAAAATTAAAAATTTGTTCAAATTTCAAGTGGTTAATGACAATTTAGAAGAATGTGTTGCCCAAATAGAAAAAATTATAAGTAAAGAGATCCAAAAAACTTAG